A single Populus nigra chromosome 13, ddPopNigr1.1, whole genome shotgun sequence DNA region contains:
- the LOC133670507 gene encoding uncharacterized protein LOC133670507 isoform X1 — translation MTRSTRKFRVFEFDEEEEDRVEKESAKFVGKFRIQKRKRNDNKKDDDASSPLTKYNFLQCFGGCTGTVKIERSNEPIDIDDGPIDVDTGGGMASLRKGKSDEVVYIDTTIIDDQCQYSVSVSARMPQEDCAVKEEISQIETFITDDGPIDVDTGVAGEINTLCKGKSDEVVDIDTIVLDDHCQCSVSVPARMPQEDCAVKEEISQLDTLGIDIDDGPIDVDTGVAGEINTLCKGKSDEVVDIDTTVLDDQCQCSVSVPARMPQEDCAVKEEISQLDTLGIDIDDEPIDVATGVAGETDTLCKGNSDGVVDIDTTIIDDQCQYSVSVPTCMPQKDCADNEISQLDTLRLSSFPNYESELVGMISDNDVSIEMSSSTSVSTPSDDEVPLGNQVLECGSLGHKIDYTNYTVAVFPDYILCSDIYGTESCLTFSGSSIRMEGSTANGVKGIFNAEWNLDDLISIESEWCEMVTTAMVYLCLKSKVSEGAGNTNDASDVDKLKFSVYDPHWHEGEEAIKSLNARYKDIWNVTSESDLEKDGNASFGHNGMFTSKPYFPVIHETFEEVIYPKGDPDAVSISKRDVELLHPETFINDTIIDFYIQYLRNKIQPDDRQRFHFFNSFFFRKLADLDKGPSNACEGRIAFQRVRKWTRKLNIFEKDYIFIPVNYSLHWSLIVICHPGEVVHSREDESGNSRKVPCILHMDSIRGSHKGLKNLIQSYLYEEWRERHNETVDDTLSKFLHLRFVALELPQQENLYDCGLFLLHYVELFLEEAPIDFSPLKITEFSNFLSRNWFIPGEASLKRTHIQKLICEIIEDQSCTQSSDPNEQETGVEFLEEVCSAVSGPDTDMEIQISLTAKSPISGAQQRRLEELGLNSRDLLKPGTSARFFSNGNCWQTGTLHWRTCMSPVEEAEETGERICDSLSDTEDDQLPAGLAMEFPSTSLSLKDHRSLGSSRNKKYMQLEEPYDDSSSEASTSRSPKSSEIGVVGVDEDRLHSQFEGLDHKKHTDCYELSSKSTEPEEFVEHSQEGNCMHNDHVTNDSPSSFHNTGNCNKLGASVGRMNTAENFLRGVQKPVIDLTSDEHVAERTKHTSDGI, via the exons tTGGAGGATGTACTGGGACTGTGAAAATAGAAAGAAGCAATGAACCTATTGATATAGATGATGGACCAATTGATGTTGACACTGGAG GAGGGATGGCTTCCTTACGCAAGGGAAAGAGTGATGAAGTAGTATATATTGATACAACCATTATAGACGATCAATGCCAATATTCTGTTTCAGTTTCTGCTCGCATGCCACAAGAAGATTGTGCTGTCAAAGAGGAGATTTCTCAGATAGAAACCTTTATTACAGATGATGGGCCAATTGATGTTGACACTGGAG TTGCAGGAGAGATCAATACTTTATGCAAGGGAAAGAGTGATGAAGTAGTTGATATTGACACAATCGTTTTGGACGATCATTGTCAATGTTCTGTTTCAGTTCCTGCTCGAATGCCACAAGAAGATTGTGCTGTTAAGGAGGAGATTTCTCAGCTGGATACCCTTGGGATTGATATAGATGATGGGCCAATTGATGTTGACACTGGAG TTGCAGGAGAGATCAATACTTTATGCAAGGGAAAGAGTGATGAAGTAGTTGATATTGACACAACCGTTTTGGACGATCAGTGTCAATGTTCTGTTTCAGTTCCTGCTCGAATGCCACAAGAAGATTGTGCTGTCAAGGAGGAGATTTCTCAGCTGGATACCCTTGGGATTGATATAGATGATGAACCAATTGATGTTGCCACTGGAG TTGCTGGAGAGACCGATACTTTATGCAAGGGAAATAGTGATGGAGTAGTAGATATTGATACAACCATTATAGATGATCAATGCCAATATTCTGTTTCAGTTCCCACTTGCATGCCACAAAAAGATTGTGCTGACAATGAGATTTCTCAGCTGGATACCCTTAGGTTATCTAGTTTTCCAAATTATGAG AGTGAGTTAGTTGGTATGATTTCAGATAATGATGTCAGCATTGAAATGAGCTCGTCAACTTCTGTCTCTACTCCCTCAGATGATGAAG TTCCATTAGGAAACCAAGTGCTAGAGTGTGGTTCTCTTGGACATAAAATT GATTACACAAATTATACAGTTGCTGTTTTTCCTGACTATATTCTATGTAGCGACATATATGGTACAGAGTCTTGCTTAACTTTCTCAGGAAGCAGCATCAGAATGGAGGGTTCTACTGCAAATGGGGTCAAGGGAATATTTAATGCTGAGTGGAATCTTGACGATCTTATTAGTATTGAGTCAGAATGGTGTGAGATG GTTACAACTGCTATGGTTTATCTCTGCCTTAAATCAAAGGTTTCTGAAGGAGCTGGAAATACAAATGATGCTTCAG ATGTGGACAAGTTGAAGTTTTCAGTTTATGATCCTCATTGGCATGAAGGAGAGGAAGCAATCAAATCATTGAATGCCAGATACAAGGATATCTGGAATGTTACTTCTGA ATCTGATTTGGAAAAGGATGGGAATGCCTCTTTTGGGCACAATGGCATGTTCACCTCAAAGCCTTATTTTCCTGT TATTCATGAAACATTCGAAGAGGTTATTTATCCTAAAGGTGATCCTGATGCTGTTTCAATTAGTAAGCGAGATGTGGAGCTTCTACATCCTGAGACATTCATCAATGATACCATCATTGACTTTTATATCCA ATATTTGAGGAATAAAATTCAGCCAGATGACAGGCAAAGGTTCCACTTCttcaatagttttttctttcggAAGCTTGCTGATCTAGACAAGGGCCCATCTAATGCTTGTGAAGGCAGGATAGCATTTCAACGTGTTCGTAAATGGACAAGAAAGTTGAATATTTTCGAGAAGGATTACATTTTTATTCCTGTAAATTACAG TCTTCACTGGAGTTTGATTGTCATTTGTCATCCTGGTGAAGTGGTTCATTCCAGAG AGGATGAAAGTGGAAATTCAAGGAAAGTACCATGCATTTTGCACATGGATTCGATTAGAGGAAGTCATAAGGGCCTCAAGAATCTTATTCAAAG TTATCTCTATGAAGAGTGGAGGGAAAGGCATAATGAGACTGTGGATGACACATTGTCAAAGTTCTTACATTTACGGTTTGTCGCACTTGAG CTACCGCAGCAGGAAAATTTGTATGACTGTGGCCTGTTCTTACTCCATTATGTGGAGCTTTTTCTTGAAGAAGCTCCAATTGATTTCAGTCCTTTGAAGATAACAGAGTTTTCAAACTTT CTTAGTAGAAATTGGTTTATACCTGGGGAGGCCTCACTGAAAAGGACACACATCCAGAAATTGATCTGTGAAATCATTGAAGATCAGTCTTGTACTCAATCTTCTGATCCAAATGAGCAAGAAACTGGAGTTGAGTTCCTTGAGGAGGTATGCAGCGCAGTATCTGGTCCTGATACTGATATGGAGATTCAGATTTCACTCACAGCAAAATCTCCAATCAGTGGTGCACAGCAACGAAGACTTGAAGAACTAGGATTGAATTCCAGGGATTTGCTCAAACCAGGAACTAGTGCAAGGTTTTTTTCCAATGGAAATTGCTGGCAGACAGGAACACTTCATTGGAGGACTTGCATGTCACCTGTGGAG GAAGCTGAGGAAACCGGCGAACGAATCTGTGATTCATTGTCAGACACAGAAGATGATCAGCTACCTGCTGGCTTGGCAATGGAATTTCCCTCAACCTCACTTTCTCTCAAAGACCATAGATCTCTCGGTTCATctaggaataaaaaatacatgcagCTTGAGGAACCTTATGACGACTCCAGTTCAGAAGCATCTACCAGTAGATCCCCGAAATCATCAGAGATAGGGGTGGTAGGGGTTGATGAAGATCGTTTGCATTCACAGTTTGAGGGATTAGACCATAAAAAACACACAGATTGCTATGaactttcttcaaaatcaaccGAGCCTGAGGAATTTGTTGAGCACTCTCAAGAGGGAAACTGCATGCACAATGACCATGTGACTAATGATTCGCCATCATCCTTTCATAACACTGGCAATTGCAATAAACTTGGCGCATCAGTTGGCAGGATGAACACTGCTGAAAACTTTTTGAGAGGAGTCCAAAAACCTGTTATTGATTTGACATCTGATGAACATGTTGCAGAGAGGACAAAGCATACATCTGACGGCATTTGA
- the LOC133670507 gene encoding probable ubiquitin-like-specific protease 2B isoform X2, with protein sequence MTRSTRKFRVFEFDEEEEDRVEKESAKFVGKFRIQKRKRNDNKKDDDASSPLTKYNFLQCFGGCTGTVKIERSNEPIDIDDGPIDVDTGGGMASLRKGKSDEVVYIDTTIIDDQCQYSVSVSARMPQEDCAVKEEISQIETFITDDGPIDVDTGVAGEINTLCKGKSDEVVDIDTIVLDDHCQCSVSVPARMPQEDCAVKEEISQLDTLGIDIDDGPIDVDTGVAGEINTLCKGKSDEVVDIDTTVLDDQCQCSVSVPARMPQEDCAVKEEISQLDTLGIDIDDEPIDVATGVPTCMPQKDCADNEISQLDTLRLSSFPNYESELVGMISDNDVSIEMSSSTSVSTPSDDEVPLGNQVLECGSLGHKIDYTNYTVAVFPDYILCSDIYGTESCLTFSGSSIRMEGSTANGVKGIFNAEWNLDDLISIESEWCEMVTTAMVYLCLKSKVSEGAGNTNDASDVDKLKFSVYDPHWHEGEEAIKSLNARYKDIWNVTSESDLEKDGNASFGHNGMFTSKPYFPVIHETFEEVIYPKGDPDAVSISKRDVELLHPETFINDTIIDFYIQYLRNKIQPDDRQRFHFFNSFFFRKLADLDKGPSNACEGRIAFQRVRKWTRKLNIFEKDYIFIPVNYSLHWSLIVICHPGEVVHSREDESGNSRKVPCILHMDSIRGSHKGLKNLIQSYLYEEWRERHNETVDDTLSKFLHLRFVALELPQQENLYDCGLFLLHYVELFLEEAPIDFSPLKITEFSNFLSRNWFIPGEASLKRTHIQKLICEIIEDQSCTQSSDPNEQETGVEFLEEVCSAVSGPDTDMEIQISLTAKSPISGAQQRRLEELGLNSRDLLKPGTSARFFSNGNCWQTGTLHWRTCMSPVEEAEETGERICDSLSDTEDDQLPAGLAMEFPSTSLSLKDHRSLGSSRNKKYMQLEEPYDDSSSEASTSRSPKSSEIGVVGVDEDRLHSQFEGLDHKKHTDCYELSSKSTEPEEFVEHSQEGNCMHNDHVTNDSPSSFHNTGNCNKLGASVGRMNTAENFLRGVQKPVIDLTSDEHVAERTKHTSDGI encoded by the exons tTGGAGGATGTACTGGGACTGTGAAAATAGAAAGAAGCAATGAACCTATTGATATAGATGATGGACCAATTGATGTTGACACTGGAG GAGGGATGGCTTCCTTACGCAAGGGAAAGAGTGATGAAGTAGTATATATTGATACAACCATTATAGACGATCAATGCCAATATTCTGTTTCAGTTTCTGCTCGCATGCCACAAGAAGATTGTGCTGTCAAAGAGGAGATTTCTCAGATAGAAACCTTTATTACAGATGATGGGCCAATTGATGTTGACACTGGAG TTGCAGGAGAGATCAATACTTTATGCAAGGGAAAGAGTGATGAAGTAGTTGATATTGACACAATCGTTTTGGACGATCATTGTCAATGTTCTGTTTCAGTTCCTGCTCGAATGCCACAAGAAGATTGTGCTGTTAAGGAGGAGATTTCTCAGCTGGATACCCTTGGGATTGATATAGATGATGGGCCAATTGATGTTGACACTGGAG TTGCAGGAGAGATCAATACTTTATGCAAGGGAAAGAGTGATGAAGTAGTTGATATTGACACAACCGTTTTGGACGATCAGTGTCAATGTTCTGTTTCAGTTCCTGCTCGAATGCCACAAGAAGATTGTGCTGTCAAGGAGGAGATTTCTCAGCTGGATACCCTTGGGATTGATATAGATGATGAACCAATTGATGTTGCCACTGGAG TTCCCACTTGCATGCCACAAAAAGATTGTGCTGACAATGAGATTTCTCAGCTGGATACCCTTAGGTTATCTAGTTTTCCAAATTATGAG AGTGAGTTAGTTGGTATGATTTCAGATAATGATGTCAGCATTGAAATGAGCTCGTCAACTTCTGTCTCTACTCCCTCAGATGATGAAG TTCCATTAGGAAACCAAGTGCTAGAGTGTGGTTCTCTTGGACATAAAATT GATTACACAAATTATACAGTTGCTGTTTTTCCTGACTATATTCTATGTAGCGACATATATGGTACAGAGTCTTGCTTAACTTTCTCAGGAAGCAGCATCAGAATGGAGGGTTCTACTGCAAATGGGGTCAAGGGAATATTTAATGCTGAGTGGAATCTTGACGATCTTATTAGTATTGAGTCAGAATGGTGTGAGATG GTTACAACTGCTATGGTTTATCTCTGCCTTAAATCAAAGGTTTCTGAAGGAGCTGGAAATACAAATGATGCTTCAG ATGTGGACAAGTTGAAGTTTTCAGTTTATGATCCTCATTGGCATGAAGGAGAGGAAGCAATCAAATCATTGAATGCCAGATACAAGGATATCTGGAATGTTACTTCTGA ATCTGATTTGGAAAAGGATGGGAATGCCTCTTTTGGGCACAATGGCATGTTCACCTCAAAGCCTTATTTTCCTGT TATTCATGAAACATTCGAAGAGGTTATTTATCCTAAAGGTGATCCTGATGCTGTTTCAATTAGTAAGCGAGATGTGGAGCTTCTACATCCTGAGACATTCATCAATGATACCATCATTGACTTTTATATCCA ATATTTGAGGAATAAAATTCAGCCAGATGACAGGCAAAGGTTCCACTTCttcaatagttttttctttcggAAGCTTGCTGATCTAGACAAGGGCCCATCTAATGCTTGTGAAGGCAGGATAGCATTTCAACGTGTTCGTAAATGGACAAGAAAGTTGAATATTTTCGAGAAGGATTACATTTTTATTCCTGTAAATTACAG TCTTCACTGGAGTTTGATTGTCATTTGTCATCCTGGTGAAGTGGTTCATTCCAGAG AGGATGAAAGTGGAAATTCAAGGAAAGTACCATGCATTTTGCACATGGATTCGATTAGAGGAAGTCATAAGGGCCTCAAGAATCTTATTCAAAG TTATCTCTATGAAGAGTGGAGGGAAAGGCATAATGAGACTGTGGATGACACATTGTCAAAGTTCTTACATTTACGGTTTGTCGCACTTGAG CTACCGCAGCAGGAAAATTTGTATGACTGTGGCCTGTTCTTACTCCATTATGTGGAGCTTTTTCTTGAAGAAGCTCCAATTGATTTCAGTCCTTTGAAGATAACAGAGTTTTCAAACTTT CTTAGTAGAAATTGGTTTATACCTGGGGAGGCCTCACTGAAAAGGACACACATCCAGAAATTGATCTGTGAAATCATTGAAGATCAGTCTTGTACTCAATCTTCTGATCCAAATGAGCAAGAAACTGGAGTTGAGTTCCTTGAGGAGGTATGCAGCGCAGTATCTGGTCCTGATACTGATATGGAGATTCAGATTTCACTCACAGCAAAATCTCCAATCAGTGGTGCACAGCAACGAAGACTTGAAGAACTAGGATTGAATTCCAGGGATTTGCTCAAACCAGGAACTAGTGCAAGGTTTTTTTCCAATGGAAATTGCTGGCAGACAGGAACACTTCATTGGAGGACTTGCATGTCACCTGTGGAG GAAGCTGAGGAAACCGGCGAACGAATCTGTGATTCATTGTCAGACACAGAAGATGATCAGCTACCTGCTGGCTTGGCAATGGAATTTCCCTCAACCTCACTTTCTCTCAAAGACCATAGATCTCTCGGTTCATctaggaataaaaaatacatgcagCTTGAGGAACCTTATGACGACTCCAGTTCAGAAGCATCTACCAGTAGATCCCCGAAATCATCAGAGATAGGGGTGGTAGGGGTTGATGAAGATCGTTTGCATTCACAGTTTGAGGGATTAGACCATAAAAAACACACAGATTGCTATGaactttcttcaaaatcaaccGAGCCTGAGGAATTTGTTGAGCACTCTCAAGAGGGAAACTGCATGCACAATGACCATGTGACTAATGATTCGCCATCATCCTTTCATAACACTGGCAATTGCAATAAACTTGGCGCATCAGTTGGCAGGATGAACACTGCTGAAAACTTTTTGAGAGGAGTCCAAAAACCTGTTATTGATTTGACATCTGATGAACATGTTGCAGAGAGGACAAAGCATACATCTGACGGCATTTGA
- the LOC133670507 gene encoding uncharacterized protein LOC133670507 isoform X3, translated as MTRSTRKFRVFEFDEEEEDRVEKESAKFVGKFRIQKRKRNDNKKDDDASSPLTKYNFLQCFGGCTGTVKIERSNEPIDIDDGPIDVDTGGGMASLRKGKSDEVVYIDTTIIDDQCQYSVSVSARMPQEDCAVKEEISQIETFITDDGPIDVDTGVAGEINTLCKGKSDEVVDIDTIVLDDHCQCSVSVPARMPQEDCAVKEEISQLDTLGIDIDDGPIDVDTGVAGEINTLCKGKSDEVVDIDTTVLDDQCQCSVSVPARMPQEDCAVKEEISQLDTLGIDIDDEPIDVATGVAGETDTLCKGNSDGVVDIDTTIIDDQCQYSVSVPTCMPQKDCADNEISQLDTLRLSSFPNYESELVGMISDNDVSIEMSSSTSVSTPSDDEVPLGNQVLECGSLGHKIDYTNYTVAVFPDYILCSDIYGTESCLTFSGSSIRMEGSTANGVKGIFNAEWNLDDLISIESEWCEMVTTAMVYLCLKSKVSEGAGNTNDASDVDKLKFSVYDPHWHEGEEAIKSLNARYKDIWNVTSESDLEKDGNASFGHNGMFTSKPYFPVIHETFEEVIYPKGDPDAVSISKRDVELLHPETFINDTIIDFYIQYLRNKIQPDDRQRFHFFNSFFFRKLADLDKGPSNACEGRIAFQRVRKWTRKLNIFEKDYIFIPVNYSLHWSLIVICHPGEVVHSREDESGNSRKVPCILHMDSIRGSHKGLKNLIQSYLYEEWRERHNETVDDTLSKFLHLRYRSRKICMTVACSYSIMWSFFLKKLQLISVL; from the exons tTGGAGGATGTACTGGGACTGTGAAAATAGAAAGAAGCAATGAACCTATTGATATAGATGATGGACCAATTGATGTTGACACTGGAG GAGGGATGGCTTCCTTACGCAAGGGAAAGAGTGATGAAGTAGTATATATTGATACAACCATTATAGACGATCAATGCCAATATTCTGTTTCAGTTTCTGCTCGCATGCCACAAGAAGATTGTGCTGTCAAAGAGGAGATTTCTCAGATAGAAACCTTTATTACAGATGATGGGCCAATTGATGTTGACACTGGAG TTGCAGGAGAGATCAATACTTTATGCAAGGGAAAGAGTGATGAAGTAGTTGATATTGACACAATCGTTTTGGACGATCATTGTCAATGTTCTGTTTCAGTTCCTGCTCGAATGCCACAAGAAGATTGTGCTGTTAAGGAGGAGATTTCTCAGCTGGATACCCTTGGGATTGATATAGATGATGGGCCAATTGATGTTGACACTGGAG TTGCAGGAGAGATCAATACTTTATGCAAGGGAAAGAGTGATGAAGTAGTTGATATTGACACAACCGTTTTGGACGATCAGTGTCAATGTTCTGTTTCAGTTCCTGCTCGAATGCCACAAGAAGATTGTGCTGTCAAGGAGGAGATTTCTCAGCTGGATACCCTTGGGATTGATATAGATGATGAACCAATTGATGTTGCCACTGGAG TTGCTGGAGAGACCGATACTTTATGCAAGGGAAATAGTGATGGAGTAGTAGATATTGATACAACCATTATAGATGATCAATGCCAATATTCTGTTTCAGTTCCCACTTGCATGCCACAAAAAGATTGTGCTGACAATGAGATTTCTCAGCTGGATACCCTTAGGTTATCTAGTTTTCCAAATTATGAG AGTGAGTTAGTTGGTATGATTTCAGATAATGATGTCAGCATTGAAATGAGCTCGTCAACTTCTGTCTCTACTCCCTCAGATGATGAAG TTCCATTAGGAAACCAAGTGCTAGAGTGTGGTTCTCTTGGACATAAAATT GATTACACAAATTATACAGTTGCTGTTTTTCCTGACTATATTCTATGTAGCGACATATATGGTACAGAGTCTTGCTTAACTTTCTCAGGAAGCAGCATCAGAATGGAGGGTTCTACTGCAAATGGGGTCAAGGGAATATTTAATGCTGAGTGGAATCTTGACGATCTTATTAGTATTGAGTCAGAATGGTGTGAGATG GTTACAACTGCTATGGTTTATCTCTGCCTTAAATCAAAGGTTTCTGAAGGAGCTGGAAATACAAATGATGCTTCAG ATGTGGACAAGTTGAAGTTTTCAGTTTATGATCCTCATTGGCATGAAGGAGAGGAAGCAATCAAATCATTGAATGCCAGATACAAGGATATCTGGAATGTTACTTCTGA ATCTGATTTGGAAAAGGATGGGAATGCCTCTTTTGGGCACAATGGCATGTTCACCTCAAAGCCTTATTTTCCTGT TATTCATGAAACATTCGAAGAGGTTATTTATCCTAAAGGTGATCCTGATGCTGTTTCAATTAGTAAGCGAGATGTGGAGCTTCTACATCCTGAGACATTCATCAATGATACCATCATTGACTTTTATATCCA ATATTTGAGGAATAAAATTCAGCCAGATGACAGGCAAAGGTTCCACTTCttcaatagttttttctttcggAAGCTTGCTGATCTAGACAAGGGCCCATCTAATGCTTGTGAAGGCAGGATAGCATTTCAACGTGTTCGTAAATGGACAAGAAAGTTGAATATTTTCGAGAAGGATTACATTTTTATTCCTGTAAATTACAG TCTTCACTGGAGTTTGATTGTCATTTGTCATCCTGGTGAAGTGGTTCATTCCAGAG AGGATGAAAGTGGAAATTCAAGGAAAGTACCATGCATTTTGCACATGGATTCGATTAGAGGAAGTCATAAGGGCCTCAAGAATCTTATTCAAAG TTATCTCTATGAAGAGTGGAGGGAAAGGCATAATGAGACTGTGGATGACACATTGTCAAAGTTCTTACATTTACG CTACCGCAGCAGGAAAATTTGTATGACTGTGGCCTGTTCTTACTCCATTATGTGGAGCTTTTTCTTGAAGAAGCTCCAATTGATTTCAGTCCTTTGA